The region TTACAATCATATTTGCACCCATAAGTTATGGACTGCTTCAGGTCAGAATAGCAGAGGCACTGACAGTGCTCCCTGCATTTACGCCTGCTGCAATTCCAGGGCTTTTTGTAGGCTGTATAATAGCAAATATCATTGGCGGTAATGGCCCACTAGACATAATTTTTGGCAGCCTCGCCACCTTAATAGCTGCATTTTTGTCATATAAAATGCCCAAACGGTATCTTGTACCTCTACCCCCTGTTGTAGTTAATGCATTGATAGTAGGATATATTTTAAGCTATATCCTCAAGGTTTCACTGCCGGTTGCTATTGGATGGGTCGCATTGGGCCAGGTTATTGCTTGCTATGGCCTTGGCTATCTTTTAATGGTACAGCTGGATAAATTCAGGGATAAGCTATTTAGGATTTCATAAGCCTGATTTCATAAGCCTTCTGTTCCTGAAATATAAAACCATATCCGTAAATACCATAATACTGTTTAATATATAAAGGAAGATGACAGCATCATAGTTGTAAAACATTTTATGTATAACGCCCGAAACATAACCAATAAATACGATTATTAAAAATGTCAGGCTTTTTCCTGTATTTTTTCTTGATGTATAAGATTTGTAAATAGATGCCGGCCAGGCAGCACCAAAACAGGCTAACATAATTATTTCAAACGGACTCATTATAGTTCCTCCTAATAAGTAATTTTTATATATGATATTAGCAGAATTTTTCAATATTAATTGTTAAAATTGTGTTACAATTTTGTCATAAAAACTTATTTCCGATTCAAAAAAAATATTTGCATAATGCTATGTATTAATTGTACAATAGTATTATATGAAACTTGCCCGTTAAAAACCTATTAAAACCAAGACGGCACAACTAACTTTAATGTGAGGTGTAATAATCAATGATTCCATTAGAGAAAATAACAGCATCAATTCGAGATAATGTACAACTTATAAAAAAAATAATTGTTACAGTATTTAGTATACTATTAATTTTTACATTTATCTTTACTATATGTAGCAATTATTCAATGGCCAAGAGAATTGCTAAGTTGGAAAATGAGTTGGGGTCCTTATCCCCAAGTATTGACAAGTTCAAGGAAGATAATGAAAAGGTAGTTACAGAACTTACAAACTTTAACGACCTAAAAATGAAAATATTAACGGATATTGCAATTACCAAACTGAAATTGGACCAATTCAGTAAGGCTGTTTTCAATGCATCAGACTCAGGCAAGGGATTTGCACGGCTGGATTCCAGTACAGGCATGTTTTTTTTGATATTGGATAAAACA is a window of Bacillota bacterium DNA encoding:
- a CDS encoding QueT transporter family protein → MFLVNNKYKNNHKGIRFLTESAVIAAIYALLTIIFAPISYGLLQVRIAEALTVLPAFTPAAIPGLFVGCIIANIIGGNGPLDIIFGSLATLIAAFLSYKMPKRYLVPLPPVVVNALIVGYILSYILKVSLPVAIGWVALGQVIACYGLGYLLMVQLDKFRDKLFRIS
- a CDS encoding DUF3251 domain-containing protein, which gives rise to MIPLEKITASIRDNVQLIKKIIVTVFSILLIFTFIFTICSNYSMAKRIAKLENELGSLSPSIDKFKEDNEKVVTELTNFNDLKMKILTDIAITKLKLDQFSKAVFNASDSGKGFARLDSSTGMFFLILDKTEQFSDGYKLYFRVGNPQNCVYNGYNIKIRWGKKYNREDKTVSYEDWEKSLKSSDLSFQNILIPGQWSNFEVMISPAKPEEIEYIEVKIQAEQISMQKSE